The genome window GTAtataactttattaagtgcaaaaattatccagaaacatttttacatgtccatttacaactctAGGAGGAcctttgaatgaaatggtctatttttgtcatatctgtaagggtcatgaataatactattgagctctgctctgaggctcatgccagtagtGAACAGACCTTATATTTAAGCCTGTATCAGGCTTATCAATTTTGAGAAACAACAAATTGTTTGGAgattctgagtggtaagtttgtggcTTTTTTCAGTTTGGACCTGCAAAAAGTAACTGTaaagtcaatagtagaacttcagcctaaacgctatagcattaattagcatgtaACGCTAACgtagcagtcacaacttttttctgtttttagcattttaacaactttgtaattaatttattatttaatttaatattgggGGCATACATCTCGGCTGTAGCGTCACAGTTTGTGTTATGTTGAGAGTcgcctgttttccagcagtctttgGCGTACACACACGtgtgaggctcacgatatgtcattaccatgtacagaactcttattactCATCTATGCCtaagtaaatacagttttttattctatggcactATACTGTAACATGTTTAACTTTTatatatgctattatgatgctcaaagatgactTTTAACTGATAAAATTATTGACTACAAGGAGACTTCAATGCCATTCAAAGCAATTTCATGATGCTCTTAACATTGCTTTAGTTTGAACACAAATGATTTAAGCCAAGTGTTTGAAAATGAGAGCAAGAGTGAACAGATGAAAACATGAGGTACCTTTGAACCACTCACCTTCCTACTGTCTGGAATAGAATGGGTTTTCTCCTGCGAGGATGATGATGAACTAGAGGAACGTGAAGAGGAAGAAGACCCAGAATCTGAGTCAGATGAGGAACTATCACTGGAGGAGGAGGAtgattttctttctcttttctcCACCTCTTTCTTTACGGTCTCCCTTTCTCTTTTCTTCTCTGGAGGGGATGAAGGAGGTTGTTCCTCATCCCTAACTTTCCTAACCGTTTCATGTTTAGTGTCTTCTTCATTGTCTTGGATCTCTCTGCATGCTTTTGATGCCTCCTTCTTCTCTTCCTGTTGTGATGCATGTTTTTGGGCAGGCACATCTGGGGATTTGCGCTCATCTGGGAATTGGCTGACAGTCTGCAGTGACGTTTGAGGGTCCTTAGCAGCATCTTCTTGCACTTCTTCAGATTTAGTTGGTAACGGAATTATGGGAACTTGTGGCATAGGTCTGTCTGAGAAGGTCCGAGGTCTCTTCAACACAGAAGCTGGAGATGATGGGAGAGGAGTAGTCAAAGGAGTATCTCTGAGGATGCGAGATTTCTTAGAGGAGGACTGAGGGGATAATGGTGTTATGGGTGTGGGTGACTGTTGTGGGACAGACTCTGTAGATTGAGAATCATTGCTGACACTTTGAGGATCCCCATCCTCACTACCACCAGGCTTCCCTGAATGACTCTCAGGAGTTTTAGCCACTGGACGGGAGAAAGCACTAATATCACGGCCACGTTTCCATGGAGGAAGACggctttctctttctttctctcgttCCTCATCTTTTTCATGTTTCAAAGCCTTCTCTTTTTCTTCCTGTATTCTTTTTTGTTCCTTCTCCGCCAATGTTTTCTCCGTTTCTTCTTTTAAAGCCTTctcctctctttctttctccaaGGCTTGCTCTCTCTCCTGTTCTGCTTTCCTTTGTGCTTCTTTCTCACGCTCAAGAGCTTGTTCTTTTTGCAACCTCTCTTGTTCCAAAGCTCTTTCCTTTTCAAGTTGTTCTCTCTCCAAAGACTTCTTTCTTTCCAATCTTTCCTGTTCCTTGGCCTTTTTTTCTTGTTTCTGTTGCTCCAATGCAGCTTCTCTCTCCAGTCTCTCTTTCTCCAAAGCTTGCTCTCTCTCCAGTCTTTCCCTCTCCAAAGCTTGCTCTCTTTCTAGCTGCTCTCTCTCCAGTctttccttttccaaagcacGCTCTCTTTCTAGCTGCTCTCTCTCCAGTCTTTCCTTTTCCAAAGCTTGCTCTCTTTCTAGCTGCTCTCTCTCCAGTCTTTCCTTTTCCAAAGCTTGCTCTCTTTCTAACTTCTCTCTCTCCAGTCTTTCCCTCTCCAAAGCTTGCTCTCTTTCTAGCTGCTCTCTCTCCAGTCTTTCCTTTTCCAAAGCTTGCTCTCTTTCTAGCTGCTCTCTCTCAAGTCTTTCCTTCTCCAAAGCTTGTTCTCTTTCTAACTTCTCTCTCTCCAGTCTTTCCTTCTCCAAAGCACGCTCTCTTTCTAGCTGCTCTCTCTCCAGTCTTTCCTTCTCCAAAGCTTGCTCTTTTTCTAGCTTCTCTCTCTCCAGTCTTTCCCTCTCCAAAGCTTGCTCTCTTTCTAACCTCTCTTTCTCCAAAGCTTGCTCTCTTTCtagcctctctctctccagtcTCTCTTTCTCCAAAGCTTGCTCTCTTTCTATCCTCTCTTTCTCCAAAGCTTGCTCTCTTTCTATCCTCTCTTTCTCCAAAGCTTGCTCTCTTTCTATCCTCTCTTTCTCCAAAGCATGCTCTTTTTCTATCCTCTCTTTCTCCAGTCTTTCCCTCTCCAGAGCTTTCTCTCTTTCGATCCTCTCTCGCTCCAGAGCTTGCTCTCTTTCTATCCTCTCCTGCTCCAGTCTCTCCCTCTCCAGAGCTTGCTCTCTTTCTatcttctctctctccagtCTTTCTTTCTCCAAAGCTTGCTCTCTTTCGATCCTCTTTCGCTCCAGAGCTTGCTCTTTTTCTATCTTCTCTCTCTCCAAAGCTTGCTCTCTTTCTATCCTCTCTTGCTCCAGAGCTTGCTCTCTTTCTATCCGCTCTCGCTCTATCCTCTCCCTCTCCAAAGCTTGCTCTCTTTCTATCCTCTCTCGCTCCAGAGCTTGCTCTCTTTCAATCCTCTCTCGCTCCAGTCTCTCCCTCTCCAGAGCTTGCTCTCTTTCTATCCTCTCTTTCTCCAAAGCTTGCTCTCTTTCTATCCGCTCTTGCTCTATCCTCTCCCTCTCCAAAGCTTTCTCTCTTTCTATCCTCTCTTTTTCCAAAGCTTTCTCTCTTTCTATCCTCTCTTTCTCCAAagctttctctctttttttcctTTCTCGCTCTAGTCTCTCCCTCTCAAAAGCTTGCTCTCTTTCTATCCTCTCTTGCTCCAGCCTCTCCCTCTCtaaagctctctctctctccagtcTCTCTTTTTCTTGCCTTTCTCGTTCCAGAGCCTGTTCTCTCTCTAGTCTTTCTcgctctttttctctctctattCTCTGTAGTTCCAaagccctctctctctcttccctcTCCCGTTTTAGAGCTTCTTCGCGCTCACGTCTTTCCTGTTCTAGTGCTCTCTCCTTTTCAAGAGCTTTCAtcctctctttttctttttgtctttccCGCTTTTCGTTCTCTTGCCCCAATGAATGACGTCTTTCCCCATCCTGCTCCAAAGCATTGCTCTCATCTATCACTGCCGTCCTGACAACACTAACTCCCTGGTTGGAGATCACTGAACTAGGGTATGACAGAACTGATGCTGCATTTGCTGTGTGGGTAATTGCAGACTGCCTATCAACCCCCTCCCTACCATGCTTGCCCGTCCCAGAAAAAGCTCCTTCAGATGCCATTTTACGCGCCAGTAAGGTCAGAGGTCCGGGTCTGCGTTCTGTGGAGTCGCCCGCTGGTTCTGGGCTACTGCTACGGCTGTCACTACTTGAACTACCAGAGCTGGAAGAGCTAGACATGCGCTGCCTAGACGGTGGCTCTCCTGGACTAGGGGGGCTCTGTTTAGGGGTGTCTGGGAGCGGAAAAGAAAGTTCAGGTGGAGGAGACGGTGGTGGAGTGGGCTGTCTGAGCTGCAAAGGTATGTGTTGGGGGGgtggctgctgctgctgtgagcCACTGGATCTTTCCCTCAA of Misgurnus anguillicaudatus chromosome 2, ASM2758022v2, whole genome shotgun sequence contains these proteins:
- the acin1a gene encoding uncharacterized protein acin1a isoform X1, producing MADLEDVTLDGRPLQSLRVADLKAALEERGLPKSGQKNALVKRLKGALMLENLQKTSSHHIGLQPNSRIGEEMSQNSFIKQYLAKQQELLRQRLEREAREAAENDGTDQEDHTEAHDGTVCPAPNQDVAPTLVDQHKPTASEGNEHRDKEMPGQPSPSTPAQPGAIASLSVRVVGERGPTSSHVAADSDDDSGDDDEEEWKTKAPRSRKAELPKSQPLRERSSGSQQQQPPPQHIPLQLRQPTPPPSPPPELSFPLPDTPKQSPPSPGEPPSRQRMSSSSSSGSSSSDSRSSSPEPAGDSTERRPGPLTLLARKMASEGAFSGTGKHGREGVDRQSAITHTANAASVLSYPSSVISNQGVSVVRTAVIDESNALEQDGERRHSLGQENEKRERQKEKERMKALEKERALEQERREREEALKREREERERALELQRIEREKERERLEREQALERERQEKERLERERALERERLEQERIEREQAFERERLERERKKREKALEKERIEREKALEKERIEREKALERERIEQERIEREQALEKERIEREQALERERLERERIEREQALERERIEREQALERERIERERIEREQALEQERIEREQALEREKIEKEQALERKRIEREQALEKERLEREKIEREQALERERLEQERIEREQALERERIEREKALERERLEKERIEKEHALEKERIEREQALEKERIEREQALEKERIEREQALEKERLERERLEREQALEKERLEREQALERERLEREKLEKEQALEKERLEREQLERERALEKERLEREKLEREQALEKERLEREQLEREQALEKERLEREQLEREQALERERLEREKLEREQALEKERLEREQLEREQALEKERLEREQLERERALEKERLEREQLEREQALERERLEREQALEKERLEREAALEQQKQEKKAKEQERLERKKSLEREQLEKERALEQERLQKEQALEREKEAQRKAEQEREQALEKEREEKALKEETEKTLAEKEQKRIQEEKEKALKHEKDEEREKERESRLPPWKRGRDISAFSRPVAKTPESHSGKPGGSEDGDPQSVSNDSQSTESVPQQSPTPITPLSPQSSSKKSRILRDTPLTTPLPSSPASVLKRPRTFSDRPMPQVPIIPLPTKSEEVQEDAAKDPQTSLQTVSQFPDERKSPDVPAQKHASQQEEKKEASKACREIQDNEEDTKHETVRKVRDEEQPPSSPPEKKRERETVKKEVEKRERKSSSSSSDSSSSDSDSGSSSSSRSSSSSSSSQEKTHSIPDSRKSKDIQKDISSRHTEKDSQSVAVIEKPPTAQRKKRVFTEQEEKDVSNVDVIQTKRPCIELQEEKTTEMKKEDTGEDETMENTTSREVKEAVMAEPEKLPEGSEESTTPKTFSARRISLGSSKPSPGAVSSEGEVESASVSASGRKRRWGSSTAVTAKKPSISITTDSLKSLIPDIKPSLGQEAVLDLHPEEMHLSGEEEGGERGDQDLKIRRTVTQVVPSETQENGQKETKRSDREDEEERNDRQRRLSQEEKTENSIQISVDAEMSSPGRDVDTKTVTPSDTLIRRSISQQKSGVSITIDDPVRTAKQPSPPRGKLSNIVHICNLVRPFTLGQLKELLNRTGAVVEEAFWIDKIKSHCYVTYSSAEEAMATRTALHGVKWPQSNPKFLSVDFCLQEELDFHRGLGPAGEKPPEEARGAAPTGPSRTVPQPLLPDRDQWAEREKEMERRERARAEREWDRDKVRDFTKPGEEREAGARRSRSRERERRRKERGKSKERKTEKKEKAPEEPPAKLLDDLFRKTKAAPCIYWLPLNEEQAALRVEARAERMREREKRRKEMEEEEDKKREEERRERMKASGAAGGENERERDRGRERDREADKRREGYRRPAGNSASGSRRSRSRSDPPPRDRRR
- the acin1a gene encoding uncharacterized protein acin1a isoform X2; the encoded protein is MADLEDVTLDGRPLQSLRVADLKAALEERGLPKSGQKNALVKRLKGALMLENLQKTSSHHIGLQPNSRIGEEMSQNSFIKQYLAKQQELLRQRLEREAREAAENDGTDQEDHTEAHDGTVCPAPNQDVAPTLVDQHKPTASEGNEHRDKEMPGQPSPSTPAQPGAIASLSVRVVGERGPTSSHVAADSDDDSGDDDEEEWKTKAPRSRKAELPKSQPLRERSSGSQQQQPPPQHIPLQLRQPTPPPSPPPELSFPLPDTPKQSPPSPGEPPSRQRMSSSSSSGSSSSDSRSSSPEPAGDSTERRPGPLTLLARKMASEGAFSGTGKHGREGVDRQSAITHTANAASVLSYPSSVISNQGVSVVRTAVIDESNALEQDGERRHSLGQENEKRERQKEKERMKALEKERALEQERREREEALKREREERERALELQRIEREKERERLEREQALERERQEKERLERERALERERLEQERIEREQAFERERLERERKKREKALEKERIEREKALEKERIEREKALERERIEQERIEREQALEKERIEREQALERERLERERIEREQALERERIEREQALERERIERERIEREQALEQERIEREQALEREKIEKEQALERKRIEREQALEKERLEREKIEREQALERERLEQERIEREQALERERIEREKALERERLEKERIEKEHALEKERIEREQALEKERIEREQALEKERIEREQALEKERLERERLEREQALEKERLEREQALERERLEREKLEKEQALEKERLEREQLERERALEKERLEREKLEREQALEKERLEREQLEREQALEKERLEREQLEREQALERERLEREKLEREQALEKERLEREQLEREQALEKERLEREQLERERALEKERLEREQLEREQALERERLEREQALEKERLEREAALEQQKQEKKAKEQERLERKKSLEREQLEKERALEQERLQKEQALEREKEAQRKAEQEREQALEKEREEKALKEETEKTLAEKEQKRIQEEKEKALKHEKDEEREKERESRLPPWKRGRDISAFSRPVAKTPESHSGKPGGSEDGDPQSVSNDSQSTESVPQQSPTPITPLSPQSSSKKSRILRDTPLTTPLPSSPASVLKRPRTFSDRPMPQVPIIPLPTKSEEVQEDAAKDPQTSLQTVSQFPDERKSPDVPAQKHASQQEEKKEASKACREIQDNEEDTKHETVRKVRDEEQPPSSPPEKKRERETVKKEVEKRERKSSSSSSDSSSSDSDSGSSSSSRSSSSSSSSQEKTHSIPDSRKSKDIQKDISSRHTEKDSQSVAVIEKPPTAQRKKRVFTEQEEKDVSNVDVIQTKRPCIELQEEKTTEMKKEDTGEDETMENTTREVKEAVMAEPEKLPEGSEESTTPKTFSARRISLGSSKPSPGAVSSEGEVESASVSASGRKRRWGSSTAVTAKKPSISITTDSLKSLIPDIKPSLGQEAVLDLHPEEMHLSGEEEGGERGDQDLKIRRTVTQVVPSETQENGQKETKRSDREDEEERNDRQRRLSQEEKTENSIQISVDAEMSSPGRDVDTKTVTPSDTLIRRSISQQKSGVSITIDDPVRTAKQPSPPRGKLSNIVHICNLVRPFTLGQLKELLNRTGAVVEEAFWIDKIKSHCYVTYSSAEEAMATRTALHGVKWPQSNPKFLSVDFCLQEELDFHRGLGPAGEKPPEEARGAAPTGPSRTVPQPLLPDRDQWAEREKEMERRERARAEREWDRDKVRDFTKPGEEREAGARRSRSRERERRRKERGKSKERKTEKKEKAPEEPPAKLLDDLFRKTKAAPCIYWLPLNEEQAALRVEARAERMREREKRRKEMEEEEDKKREEERRERMKASGAAGGENERERDRGRERDREADKRREGYRRPAGNSASGSRRSRSRSDPPPRDRRR